TGATCTCCCCGTAGACCGCTTGCAGTGAGTCCATATCATGGGCTGTACGGAAAATCCCACCTGTGGACGTCGCCATTTTCTCCAGGATCTGATCGGACTCCGTAGGGGCTTTCGGTTTGAGGAATGTTCCATTCTCCGTCTTCAAAACCGTCGGCCGACTCGTCTCCTGCAAGCTGATCGTGTAAATACGAATCCCCCACTCCCTGGCCATGGCCGCCGCCTGGAGTGGCATTTGCTCACCGCAGTTATTCTCACCATCGGTGAGTAGTAATATGACTTTACTCTTTAACGCACCCTCATGATCCTCCTGTGCCTTGAGTTGCGCTGCCGCCAAGGCCGTGGCATCCCCGTAGGCCGTCCCATCCTCGTTTGGCCGGTCATTGATTGTTATTTCCCGGATCATATAGACGACTGCATCATGGCCTAGCGTCATCGGGCAGATGCTATCGGAATAGCGTGCAAATGAAATCACCCCGATCATATCATCGGGGCGACCCGACAAGTCATTACCATCCCCGGCGACAAACTCCTCCATCACCTTTTTGGCGACCTCCATCCGGGTCATCGGCCCGTCATCTGTCTGCACATCCATGTCCATGCTACTCGAAACATCGACTAACATCTGGATGGCAATACCCTCACGGTCCTCGCGATGTCCAGTCGCCTCGACCTGGGGTCGAGCCAAACATAACACCAGGCAAGCCAATGCCAGATAAAGACACAGGGGGGGCAAAAACAACAACCACTGGCGCCAGGTCCGGCCACTACCGGCAAAAAAAGTAAACGACGGGTAGCGAATCGCCTCTTTCCTCCTTTGCCTACGCTGATAGATCATCAGCAATGGCAACAGGGTAAGCAGGCAAAGGTAGTATGGCTCGGCCAGGATCATGTCACCATCTCCTTTGCCTGCTGGTTGATAATTGATTCAAAATGGGTGTAAAGACCCCTTACCTCACTCTCATCCACGGTGCGACGAGCATACTGAATCCTCTCGTAGGACGCGATAGCATCACCCAGGCCAGCGACTTGCGTGATCGGGCCACCAAGAGCTTCCCGCAAACCGGCAAAATCAACTTTTGTTAGCTTGATTCCCCACTGCTGTGCCAGGACTCTACAAACCACCCGCTCGATACCGCTCATCACCTCGACCACTGGGGCTGTCTTAAGATTTTCAAAATCCTGATACAGTCGACCATCCCCAATCTTCTTATTTCGTTTCCTCGACAACCACAACAATATCAGGCCGATTACGACGGTCACGTTGAAGATCACGAGAGCTATTTGCCATCGCGGCGAGCCATCTTGCTCCACGACACGGTCGTTCGGGGCAATATCTTGGATATTGTTTTCTCCGTTAACCAGCACAGAGGCCACCTTCACAGCTACTGGTTGGCTGGTTACCTTGACCGACTTCCCACTGGCATCATCACCCGTAACGGTAAGACCTGTAACCATACTTACACCCGGAATATCTGGCTCCAGGATATAGATACTACTCTGCACAACCATGCCCTCTTCATCCAGCCTTGCAGGAGAGGTTCGACTTTCAAATACAAGAAAATCACCCCACTTTCCGGTTGATTCATTGAGCTCTGGCATTGTTACCTTCAACGATTCCGCAGAACGAACCACCACCTCCACACGCAGCATCTCACTGGTGGTGATTTTATCCGATGCAACATGCACGGATAGATGAAGCCCCTCAACCGAGGCTTCACGCAAGACACCTCCACCTTTTGTTGGAGCCGTTTTCTGCTCACAACCGACGAATGCCGTGAATGCAGCGGCAAACAGAATGCGCAATACCCAATGTATGACATCACCTCGCATCATCGCGTATCAGCACTCCGGTTATTCCGGTCCCTGAAGAACCGGATGATTTCGTAAAGAAAGTCGTCTTCCGTGCCCAGTGGCAGCAAGTCGGCATTGACCTCATGGCACAAATCCTGGAGTTGATGCCGTTGGCTCGCCGACTGCATTTTCACACGCTCACGGAGTCGGCCGTCACTACAGTCGATCGTCCGCATGACACCCGTTTCCGCATCCACCATTTCCAACATTCCAGTTCGCGGCAACTCACGCTCCCTCAGGTCGCTGAGGGAAACACAAACCAAGTCGTGGCGCTGTGCCGCCTGACGCAGGATGTCTTCGTATCCTTGATCGAGAAAATCCGAAAACAGGAAGGTAATACAGCGGCGACTCCTCACCTGGTTGAAAAAATCCAAAGCCCCGCCAATATCCGTGCCTCTGGACATGGGTTCGTGGCGCATGAGCAGATCGATCATCCGCATCACGTGGTTTTTCCCCTTCGCGGCCTTCACATGGAGTTCGATCTGGTCGCTGAAGAGAATCAGGCCAACGTTGTCGTGATTATGCGCCGAGGCAAATGCCAGCAAAGCAAAGATCCTTGCCGCCATCTCTCTCTTGGTGAACTGACCACTGCCGAAATCACTGGACCCGGACACATCGATGAGGAAGTAAAGCGACAACTCACGCTCCTCCATAAAGGTCTTCACATGGGGCTTGCCGGTGCGGGCGGTCACATTCCAATCGATGGTCCGCACATCATCACCGTGGCAATATTCCCTAACATCCTCGAACTCGATTCCCATCCCCTTGAAGCAACTCCGGTATTCACCCGCCAACACCTCCAGCACCACCTTACGGCTATGCACCTGGATGTGACGCACTTTACTCTCGAGTTCGCTCTGGTTCATCATGAGCCCTACGATTACTCCACGGTTTCCACCGTCGATAAAATCCGCTTCAGGATGTATTCCACATCCTTGCCTTCGGCCTCGGCCTTGTAAGTGATCGACACCCTGTGCCTGAGCACATCCATGGCGATCCACTTGACGTCCTGCGGTGTCACATAGTCGCGCCCTTCTAACAAGGCATGCGCACGTGAACCTTTCATCAGAAAAATACTCGCGCGTGGTGAAACACCGTGATTGATCAGGGGAGACAATTCCTCCAGGCCATAAGCAGCGGGATTACGTGTGGCATCGACGATGCGGAGCACATATTTCTCAATCGCCTCATTGGCATGAATGCTGTCGAGCGACTCCCTCATTGTCATGATCTCACCGGCACTCATCACCGTGCTTACCGCCATTTTGGGAGTATTCACCGACATACGTTTCATGATCTCATGCTCTTCGTCAAGGGTCGGGTAATCGACATTCACCTTGAGCATAAACCGGTCAAGTTGCGCTTCCGGCAAGGGATAGGTCCCCTCTTGCTCGATCGGGTTCTGGGTGGCAAGCACGAGAAACGGCTCCTCCAAAGCATAGCTGTCGGTGCCAATGGTCACCTGTTTTTCCTGCATCGCCTCCAACAGGGCACTCTGCACCTTCGCCGGTGACCGGTTAATTTCATCGGCCAACACAATATTGGCAAATACCGGCCCTTTGTGCGGTGTAAAATCCCCCGTTTGCTGGTTGTAGATCAAGGTTCCGATCAGATCACCGGGAAGCAGGTCGGGGGTAAATTGGATCCGACTGAAATCAACGCCCAGTGTCTGCGCCATCGTGCTGACCGTGAGGGTCTTGGCGAGTCCGGGAACTCCTTCGATGAGCACGTGGCCATTGCAGAGCAGCGAGACGAGTAGCCGGTCGACCAAGTCTCCCAAACCAACCACGACCTGCCCAATCTCGTTCCGAACTTCGGTGAGTTTTTGGTTTTCTTCAATAAACGATTTGTCAGCAATCACGGCAGTCATAGTGGTCTTTTGGGGGCGATCTGTCCAACCACTTAAACATTAAATTTGGGAGGCTGTTTCAAGGATTCTCGAAAAAGGCTGACATACCATCGCCCAGTCGTGGTAGAATGCGCGTATCAGTAATAACGACCATGGCCAGCCGACAACCTTCCGAACCCGACAGACACATCCTCTTCCTCGATGGTGAATGCCTGTTCTGTCAAACATCCGCCCGGGTCCTGTATCGATGGGACCGGTCGAAAAAAATTTATTTCTCGACGCTTCAGGGGGAAACGGCAGGCCGGCTGCCGGACGACTGGAAAAAACTCACCGACGACCACGGACGGCCAGCAGGAACGGCGGTATTGATTGAAAACGCGAATCAGCCCGATGAACGCCAATGGAGAAGTGCTGATGCGATCCTGCGATCCCTGAAACTCACCGGCAGTATACTGGCCGTGTTCTGGGTGTTCTCCTACGTGCCAGGCGCCATTAAAAATGGTCTTTACCGCTTGCTCGCCCGCAATCGACACCGGCTGACGTGGGGGAAGCGCTCTTGCCCCTTGCCTGAACAAGATTTCAAAAAACGTTTTCTACCCTAGTCGACCGTATTTCACTTGAGCTAAGCATGTCCGGCTTTAAGTTGTTCCGAATCTTGTGATGACCCGGATGAGTAGAAAAACTGTATTTGTTGTTTGTGCCTTGATCACTTTGTTCCAGGCAAAGCTCGAGGCGCTCGTCATCCGCACCTACTCATCCAGCGAGCACGACCGTTTTCTCAACTTTCCAGACAACCCGGGTCACAACCCTGACTTCATCCACGCCAACCTGGACCTAACAGGCGTAGGCTGGTATGAGGCGGGAGCCCCTATTCAACAACGTGGCCTGACGATGGTATCCCCCATCCACTTTCTGGGCGCAAACCATGCACAGCCCGGCATTGGCAAGGTAGTCCGATTTTTATCCACTGACGGACAGTTGAAAAGTTTCACCGTAGCCACACAAACGGCTATCACTAACTTCAATGGCGACCCGTATGATGTCCTTCTGGGCACCCTGTCCAATCGAATCGAACCAGGTGACAACATTGCCTATCATCCGTATCTCAACTACAATAACAACTTGTCCTACTATGGTGCCCCCCTTGTTATGCTCGGAAGAAACGGACAAGGTGCCAGGCAAACCGTTTTTTCCATAGGCTACCTCACTGCGCCTAGCATTAACCAGACCAGAGCCATACTCAGCAAATACTTCAGCTCGGGGGGGAGCGACGACGCTTATTTCAACAATGGAGATTCGGGCAGCCCCTCATTCATCGCCTACAACGGCATGGCGGCCATCGTCGGTATCCATAGTGTGGTAGCCACCAGTTCCTACCCCTACACCAACTACGACTGTTTTATCCCCCACTACATTGACGAGCTCAACGCGATCATGGAAACAGACGGATACCGGATGACAAAAGCGATTCCTGGCAGTACGACACTTACAGCCACCCGCACGACCACGTCACCGGTCATCCGGGCCGGCCATCCGTTTACCATCGATTTCACCATCAACAACACGGGTAATACCTTAGCTGAAAACATCAAACTCACCAATACCTTCCCCGCTGGAACAATCGTGGCAAACTCGAACGGGACAGACTGGTTTGACGAAACTACGGCAGCCACCATCAAAGCCCGCAAAGCAAGCCTGGTGAAAAACAGCCCGAGCAACTACAGCATCACCCTCTCCATTCCGGCGGCGGGCACAGCCAGTCATCAAATGGGCTATGCGTGCGATCAGTTTTCCGCAGCAACGGAAAATTTCAACATCACCGTAATTGAATCGTTTGTGAGTTGGGCCGCCAACCTGGACGATTTCACAAGTGAAGGAGATGACGATAACGATGGCATTGGCAATTTACTCGAATATGCCTTTGGTGGAGAACCAGATGTCGCCTCCCAATATCACCCTAACACAACCGAGCCGCTGGTTCCCCAATATGCAAATAGCAAAATCAGCTATATCAGGAGAACGGATGCAAGCACGCGGGCCTTATCCTACCAGCTTAAAACATCCACTACATTGGAGGGCGGCACCTGGTCAGATGCCGCCCCGATGGTCAGCCAGACAAGCGTCGCTCCAATGGCCGGCGACTTCGAGCGCGTCACCCATACCCTTACTGCGTCGGACACTGAGCGGTTTTTCAGAGTTGAGGTTACGCTCAGCGAGTAGGTTTACCATCCTGACCGACTGAACCCGGACCCGCTCGAAAAACTACTGCTACTGAACCCGGACGAGCTGGACGAACCACCAAACGAGGAGGAGCTGGAGGAGGAACTGCTGAATCCTGATGAGCTATTGAAACTCGAAGATGCCCGGCGACGTGCAGCGGCTTCCCTTTGTCGGCGAATCGTAGCTTCTTGCACTTCTGCTGCTGCAATGGCTTGGCGTGCACGCGTGCGCGCAAAGGCTGCCGTTCTACTGGCATCATCATACTGCCCTTGCGAGAGAAGTTCGTGGGCTGTTTGGACATGGTTCGCCCCTGGGGAGCCGGCAATTCTAACACCGTAGCTACCCGACCACATGACAGCCCTATTAACCTCAACGCGGGCGGCGCGGATGCTGTCGACTGCTTGGCGCGCTTTGCGCAGTTCGTCCTTGAGGCCTGCCATGGCCACGCCAAGACGGGTATGCTGGCTGTTGATTTCCTTCATCAGCTCACGCCATGGCGAGTGTTCTGTTTCCAGGGTCCTTCTGCACTCCTGGAGTGCTGCGCGGCAATGCTCAATTTGACCCACAAAATCGTGGGTGGCACTGCTGTCCGGAATACCATCTGTTTGTGACACGTTGATCACCCTGGCAGCATCCGCAGCGGCGGTTTCAGCGGCCACTATCAATTGCTCGGCCTCGGCATACGCTTCACGGTCGGTGCTAATTCTTGTTTCCATCGCCTCGAGCCGTGCATCCAGTTCATCAAGCGCAAGCTCGGACAGATACGGATTCGACTCACCGTAGGGTGCCTTAACGGATCGTTCCGCATCCCTGGAAAAGGTTTCCAACTGGGCGAACGCGGCAAGGGTATCGGCACAGATCCTAGGGTCAGCAGTCGCGTCTTGCATACCCGTCAACGAGGCAAGGGCATCAACGATACGGATCGAATTTTGTTCGTCCAGCGCAGTTAGATCCGACTGACGCTGTTGAAGCCCACCGTGCAAGGTCAAGACCCGTTGATGACAATCCTCTGCCTCGATAAGATGATTGCGGGCCGTGATGATCCTGCCTGCCCGATAGACCTCATCGGCTGAGGTGATGGCAGATGTCATGGCCTGGACAGCCGACTGCATTGTTTCGCCTGCCGTTGCAAAGGTATCTCCCCCATCACTACCTGGCTCATAGCACAGCGCCAACCCGGCATAGTGTTTTCTGAGATCATCCAAAACTTGTATCCCCTCGACTTTACGGGATTCAGCTTCGCCGGCCA
The Akkermansiaceae bacterium DNA segment above includes these coding regions:
- a CDS encoding VWA domain-containing protein; this translates as MILAEPYYLCLLTLLPLLMIYQRRQRRKEAIRYPSFTFFAGSGRTWRQWLLFLPPLCLYLALACLVLCLARPQVEATGHREDREGIAIQMLVDVSSSMDMDVQTDDGPMTRMEVAKKVMEEFVAGDGNDLSGRPDDMIGVISFARYSDSICPMTLGHDAVVYMIREITINDRPNEDGTAYGDATALAAAQLKAQEDHEGALKSKVILLLTDGENNCGEQMPLQAAAMAREWGIRIYTISLQETSRPTVLKTENGTFLKPKAPTESDQILEKMATSTGGIFRTAHDMDSLQAVYGEINELEKTKVQEVDFLDYDEAFAALALAALALLLTRYLLTSTLLRISP
- a CDS encoding DUF58 domain-containing protein, whose protein sequence is MMNQSELESKVRHIQVHSRKVVLEVLAGEYRSCFKGMGIEFEDVREYCHGDDVRTIDWNVTARTGKPHVKTFMEERELSLYFLIDVSGSSDFGSGQFTKREMAARIFALLAFASAHNHDNVGLILFSDQIELHVKAAKGKNHVMRMIDLLMRHEPMSRGTDIGGALDFFNQVRSRRCITFLFSDFLDQGYEDILRQAAQRHDLVCVSLSDLRERELPRTGMLEMVDAETGVMRTIDCSDGRLRERVKMQSASQRHQLQDLCHEVNADLLPLGTEDDFLYEIIRFFRDRNNRSADTR
- a CDS encoding MoxR family ATPase yields the protein MTAVIADKSFIEENQKLTEVRNEIGQVVVGLGDLVDRLLVSLLCNGHVLIEGVPGLAKTLTVSTMAQTLGVDFSRIQFTPDLLPGDLIGTLIYNQQTGDFTPHKGPVFANIVLADEINRSPAKVQSALLEAMQEKQVTIGTDSYALEEPFLVLATQNPIEQEGTYPLPEAQLDRFMLKVNVDYPTLDEEHEIMKRMSVNTPKMAVSTVMSAGEIMTMRESLDSIHANEAIEKYVLRIVDATRNPAAYGLEELSPLINHGVSPRASIFLMKGSRAHALLEGRDYVTPQDVKWIAMDVLRHRVSITYKAEAEGKDVEYILKRILSTVETVE
- a CDS encoding DUF393 domain-containing protein; its protein translation is MASRQPSEPDRHILFLDGECLFCQTSARVLYRWDRSKKIYFSTLQGETAGRLPDDWKKLTDDHGRPAGTAVLIENANQPDERQWRSADAILRSLKLTGSILAVFWVFSYVPGAIKNGLYRLLARNRHRLTWGKRSCPLPEQDFKKRFLP